In Leopardus geoffroyi isolate Oge1 chromosome D1, O.geoffroyi_Oge1_pat1.0, whole genome shotgun sequence, the genomic stretch ACCTCAGACCAGATAGGGACATTAGTGGGTACAAACTCTCCTCGGCTTCATTGCCAATCAAGGAACCCCTCTTTGGGCAGTTTGTAATCCCCACTTAGCAACTGAGATgggtaagaaaaacaaacaccgtCCGTGAGAGTGGCCAGGCCAGCACTCCTGGGGGAGGTGGCCCCCCAGTCCCCTGGAGATGACCCCAAGAGGGGCCAGGCAGGCAAAAACTCCCGGTAGAAAAGAGGGGGTGCAGCACCAAGGAAGTGGGTGTGGTGGTTGGAGTTGGGGAACCGATCAGAAGTCTGGCccctgacctcaaggagctcCCTGTGTAACGGGGTTAGGCTGAGAAGCAAATCAACAACCACGACaaagcacaggggagggagggccgTGATCCAGGCCTGTGGGGGATGTGGACGAGATCAGGGGACGAGGTAGGGGTGGGGACTAggaggtggggggttgggagTGGTATGAAAACCCCCCAGCCAGTCAAGAGGCAAgggggaggcaaggaaggactcCAAGAGACAGTGCTTGGCCTGGGCCCGGAGCGGGCTTAGCCACCCCTTGGGAACTGTTTGCTCCTGGCCACAAGGGAATAAGCCTTCCAGGCCAAGGCCAATAACAGCACAGCTTTTTCTCCAAGTGCGGGGCTGGGCTGTGGAAGCCCCCAGGGAGAAGAAAGCTAGTGGACAGGgagggcccggggggggggggggggggggggggactcttcCCCAGACCGGaaaggaagccactgaaggacCCTGGACCAGCAGGGGACAGAAGGCTGCTCTCCAGGGGGGTCACGCGGGGAGCAGTTTGAAAGGAGGTGAGGAGGGCCCGTGAGGACGAGGTGCTGGAATCCAGGGGGTGGCTGGTTAGCGCCCAGGGGCGCAGCCTCTAAGAGCTCTTTAAGGGGTGAAGCCCCAGGCTGGGGGCCCGAAGGTCACCAGCACCACGGGCTGGGGAGTGGACTTCACAGACTCAAGGCGAGCGCTGCTGGGGGGCTGAAGTCAGCCTGTGTTCCGGAGCCCAGGGCCCGGGCCCACTGCTGCTCACCCTTGGGAAGGACTGGGCCTCTCGAATCGGATCGCAAGCCGGTGCTTTCACCTAGGCCTCCAAGCTGGGCAGGTGGGCGGTGGTCTCGCTGGGGAGCGGCCGGTATTACCTGCCTGGACTCACCCCCACGAGCGGAGGAGGTATTCGTAGCTGAGGAAGGTGACGGCGTTGACAGGAAAGGCGCGGGCGCTGTTGATCGTCAGCCCCCGGAAGAAGACCCCCAGACCTTCCTGCCGGGCGCTGCTTACCATGCAGTCCAGCACCCCCCGGTACGCCCTGCGCTTCAGCCCCGCCATCTGCAGCCGGGACTTGATCACATCCAAGGGCGTGGCTACGGCCCAGGAGGCGATGCCTGCGAAGCCCCCTGCCACCAGCACCGTGCCTGGGCCTGGGGTAGAGGAAGCCCAGAAGGGTGTCAGACCCCGAGGAGCAAggcaccctcccccccatccccagcgTCCCTCCCCATCCTCCGGGCAAgggccagctcccctcccccgctcccccgtccgtcccccccccccccgccccccacgtcAGTTCACTTACTGGGGTCCTGGCCGTCCCGCGTCGACTGGCGGCAGAGCCACTCATACGTGACAAAATAGATCCCCAGTGTGGGGGTGTCCCTCAGCGTCAGGGCCCAGGCTCCCCGGAACAGCCCCCGGGGCCCCTCCTCCTGGAAGATGGAGAGCGCACAGTGCACAGGCCCCCGGTACCGGGGCGGGGGGCTGCCCGGAGGCCGCGCCCTTGGCTCCGTCTGGTTTTGTAGCCGGACTTTGATGAGGTCAAAAGGGGCCAAGCAGTAGACCTGTACGTAAGGAAGCAGGAAGAccctgggtggggctctgggCGAGAACGACAGGCAGAGAACAATGGGCTGATCCTAACAAGAGGAAGGTCGGGAGCAGAGAGGGCCGCATCTGCCCCCGCCCCGGTCCCGGCTCGCAGCCTCTGCACACAGGGCTCGGCATGGGCCAGACGGCTTCCTTAGCATCAGACCCCTGACAGCGAGCAgcactgcccctctccctggacAACAGCATTGAACTTGCCTGGTGCTTGGTGCTCAGAGACAAACCTGGATTGTTTCCCCAAGACTGAAGATAGGTTTCTAGCCTCCCCAAAGCCAGGGTGAGACCCACCTGCAGTGATTGGGTCTGAAGAAAGGATTTAGTCTGTGCCCGTGAGACAGCAAAGGGCTGATCGCCGACCCCCCGCCCCAGGGTTCAGGAGGTCACCTCAGTCCTGTTGGAGACTCCACTTCATAGGTTCTCCCTCCCCTACCTCCTGCAGGACACCTCTCAGAGGCCCCTGACGGGGTCAAGTGCTGGGCCAGCCTTTCCTGCCTCCTGAAAACCACCAACCACTTGTGTCCCAAGGAAGGTGGGTGATGGTGGGATCTGCGGGTCCTGGGATCTTATCACCCGGCTGAGGCAGAAGGGACGAACATTTGGGGTAGTATTAGGACTGAGGGGGGTTCCGGGTGGAtgtggggggaaggtgggggcaggggccaaTGTGCGAATCAACGCGGATGCACTAGGTCAAGGTCAGCTGTTAGAGTTCAGATGAGAATTGAGGTGAGGCTGAGGTTAGCACGTCATGAGGGGCTTCTGTGGTTATTGTTTCTTTCGTGGAAGGTACATGAGCTCAGGTCCTCAGCCCTGGAGACGGCTGATGGCAGAGGCAGCCGGAAGTCGGCCCTGGCGGCGATGGTCAGAGGGCGACAGGCCAACTTTGCTTACTTCTTCCCCTGTAGGAAGGGCAGCAGGCTGGGGTCCCTCCCCCTGAGGCGTGACCCTGATATCATCCTTCAGAGTCTGTGGGCGGAGCCAAACTCAGGACTCCTCCAGGGGATGTGCCCGAGTCCAGGGCTCCTGAGGGTGAGGAAATGGCTGAGCCCAAGGTAGGGTGGCCAGCAGGGGCAGGTTAGGGTCCTCACTCCCCAACCTGTGCCCACAGGGTCAGTGGGGACGGCAGACACTGCCACAGTGTTTGACAGGGTCAGCCTTTTCTGAGCCAAAGGCAACTTTTATGCACATCAGAGGTTGTCATTCCCTGCCCTGTGCTAACCAGAGTCActtcctgcctcttcttcccCATCTCCACACTGAAACACAATTTCTGCTCCAAGATCCTGTTAAACCGAATCTATGGGCTTGACGGGAAACTGAGTTCCAGTCGGTCCTTGGACCAGGTCCCCATCAGTGACCCTATAACACCCCGTTCTGCTatctgttctgcttttttttttttttaatttttaacatttatttattattgagagacagagcatgagcaggggaggagcagagagagagggagacagaatccagagcaggctccaggctccaagctgccagcacagagccggacgcggggctcgaactcacaaaccgcaagatcgtgacctgagctgaagtcggacgcttaaccgactgagccacccaggcgcccctgttttgctttctaaagagcaggaggggagggtgacTTAGGAGCTGGGCCTTTCTGGGCCGGCTACTAGCCTGGGGTCTCAgttctcttccttgtttttgtgAGGTGCAAGTCTCAGGGCTTGGGAAATATGCAGGCATGTGTCCTGCACAAGAAGGGGCAGGAGAAAAGCCAGGACCTTTGGGGGTCTCATGAATCATTAATTCACTTGAGCGAGCCGCCTGGTTCTGTCCTTtgtccttgctctctgccccatGAAGTATGTTGGGAGCGTCAGGGCAATATCAAACAGGGGGTGGCGGAAGGCGCCCGGCTGGGGTGTGGAGGGGAGCCAGGCAAGAGTCCCTCCGCCTCTGTGCTCACGCCCCCCAATCAGCTGGGATTCCCCCTGGTGCCTGGAAGCCTCGTCTTCCTCCACCCCATCAATCAAAAGCTGGATACTTAAGTGCTGAGAACAAAGACCAAAACCGAATGATGAGAGCTATTTAATGATTAATGCCCTGGGCCTCTCGCAGCGAGCTCTGTGGACTGGGGCCCCGCGAGGCTCACAGATCCCGGCCCGCCACATGCTGCAGGCAAAGGGGCTGAGCAGGGCATGAGCTGGGGCAGTGCCAGGACCACGCCAGGACTGGAAGGGCTGGGCTCGGAGCTCTGGGAGCGCTGTCAGTTCT encodes the following:
- the SLC25A45 gene encoding solute carrier family 25 member 45 isoform X3 → MVKTYRHESLLGFFKGMSFPIASIAMVNSVLFGVYSNTLLALTATSHQERWAQPPSYIHVFIAGCTGGFVQVYCLAPFDLIKVRLQNQTEPRARPPGSPPPRYRGPVHCALSIFQEEGPRGLFRGAWALTLRDTPTLGIYFVTYEWLCRQSTRDGQDPSPGTVLVAGGFAGIASWAVATPLDVIKSRLQMAGLKRRAYRGVLDCMVSSARQEGLGVFFRGLTINSARAFPVNAVTFLSYEYLLRSWG
- the SLC25A45 gene encoding solute carrier family 25 member 45 isoform X1, with the protein product MSPRPHACLTQHLVWRRLQRGQLEFLWSLAGALGLVLGHPFDTVKVRLQTQTTYRGIIDCMVKTYRHESLLGFFKGMSFPIASIAMVNSVLFGVYSNTLLALTATSHQERWAQPPSYIHVFIAGCTGGFVQVYCLAPFDLIKVRLQNQTEPRARPPGSPPPRYRGPVHCALSIFQEEGPRGLFRGAWALTLRDTPTLGIYFVTYEWLCRQSTRDGQDPSPGTVLVAGGFAGIASWAVATPLDVIKSRLQMAGLKRRAYRGVLDCMVSSARQEGLGVFFRGLTINSARAFPVNAVTFLSYEYLLRSWG
- the SLC25A45 gene encoding solute carrier family 25 member 45 isoform X2 — encoded protein: MPVEEFVAGWISGALGLVLGHPFDTVKVRLQTQTTYRGIIDCMVKTYRHESLLGFFKGMSFPIASIAMVNSVLFGVYSNTLLALTATSHQERWAQPPSYIHVFIAGCTGGFVQVYCLAPFDLIKVRLQNQTEPRARPPGSPPPRYRGPVHCALSIFQEEGPRGLFRGAWALTLRDTPTLGIYFVTYEWLCRQSTRDGQDPSPGTVLVAGGFAGIASWAVATPLDVIKSRLQMAGLKRRAYRGVLDCMVSSARQEGLGVFFRGLTINSARAFPVNAVTFLSYEYLLRSWG